From one Paramormyrops kingsleyae isolate MSU_618 chromosome 1, PKINGS_0.4, whole genome shotgun sequence genomic stretch:
- the jcada gene encoding junctional cadherin 5-associated protein: MYSVQDLLISHGYKLPGKAPSPCEGHQADWRREIAGNRSGHGTANGYETDTGAYVCGGQPLAKGYSSDNECRERNQRRKAGSGYQGDTQSLGDSLATDSGFYDDPRSLSSQRDGRDVSYWRRRGQDFSILLDFSDRRDPRGSSFSKAGMPPDGLGHERQRWDDGARLRDEEQRMVIEDRKCQSLGTEDWQPAVDLGRQLSDGEGERWAREQQRMMAPGGDTHPGTRGKSQSLPRVLSPERAQYPEMPVWGPISFTGLRVIGSQSQGPSRKFHIELSSRDAPKSLLPIPRLSRPLKPPSYEAHQQTRGSLEMLAGDVGVQPRDKALHSQRVSGGSRPDYFAQEPTGSNAGPPVYIPPPSYKRPLLQRGNQKMSGEILSNSMWKGEPFQQGGKWSSRQAGNSWLDYQRDRSAQVRKKICPGYTEQHVGCVQYIPFDDPRVRHISGGLCGNSLTYPDNIRSISEELPRATVFEQSSHNSAFLPPKGHYINMDTDKRSYSEQDNENRRLSGVHKASDNSTASDQSCNKYQKDRSYTAFQNISSQQNANLNQGFCETVTQVKKIEPCPELEKSSKRKFTETIFCLVSVPIHSQSNGELSDQNNNKRVPDPVGGSTENNRSHVQNQSLLSTSSSELERRSLTGGALSLKGRKRPSYRRPILQLNKCRELQYPGSWPGDQYRDQETQTSSPEVSKGPPQVPPNQQAQDQGNAAPDTTTDSSVSTDCSNRYSYPMKGQKSLNPSSNSAFSRTANFSNQLIKNKTQQPQFSGSQEEEDYLPAQKSDKPAAGNGQEVFGQFLLKPVSRRPGDAIEELESFNKELQEQFGQTPSVDQCIENLDEAYRNILELSKTSTNAESPLLKVLDDNKGTGLSDEFPNTNKTAFRSWTSATDPEYREVRSAFSRPAGKAVSFSRLQREEAPVVSETGLPDQNATTHILQNVQGDRKASKPDITVPSESLLKDVGLTVYTEAPGAPRQLMQDASTLTSPPDYEDVCQALQMSREKPVPKEKKENKFRSLSTGPLTTLKSAGYCSAGSTLESSFSKAVRGRKSKKGNSLPKFSGEKSVNVIMVKRQFDRFYNRGGTRCIVDDVPDDDINEVTAPDNTSEHFDWRKQLSLAEKHLETLLLKEKVNSVPAEDLSKLYEVKCAEGIPENESIEERAARILGIDVPAESLGVVDRRDGKQAEEPKKENDSEHLGSKSPECANGKQMHVSDQCEEVSEASISDMRQEGETADEMETSKDSNLSKDNGNCVRKKPGAPEGPENKPVLSVRINADDGCKGPGTSRMIEALQGRLGASSCKVAADRLARMKEVDSVSRMRRLSFRSLDSGEEPEDEARAGASMLEQSQPAQPQPQSRNTTPATKRALTLPPGFSVSSKRTELQDGDPQPPSDSYDPTRVERV; the protein is encoded by the exons ATGTACAGCGTACAGGATCTCCTGATTTCTCATGGATACAAATTGCCCGGTAAAGCCCCGTCGCCCTGTGAGGGGCACCAAGCTGACTGGAGGCGTGAAATCGCCGGGAACAGGTCTGGTCATGGAACAGCGAACGGGTATGAGACGGACACGGGGGCCTATGTCTGCGGAGGGCAGCCGCTGGCTAAGGGCTACTCCAGTGACAACGAATGCAGGGAGAGGAACCAAAGGAGAAAAGCCGGCAGCGGTTACCAAGGTGACACACAGTCCCTGGGAGATTCTCTTGCCACAGATAGCGG GTTCTACGATGACCCAAGGAGTCTGTCTTCTCAGAGGGATGGGAGGGATGTGTCCTATTGGAGAAGGAGGGGTCAGGACTTCAGCATCTTATTGGATTTTTCAGATAGGAGAGATCCAAGAGGAAGCAGCTTCAGCAAGGCAGGAATGCCACCGGATGGGCTAGGACATGAGAGGCAGAGGTGGGACGATGGTGCCCGGCTTCGAGATGAGGAGCAGAGAATGGTGATTGAGGACAGGAAATGTCAGAGTCTGGGCACAGAAGACTGGCAGCCAGCAGTGGACTTGGGACGACAGCTTTCCGATGGAGAAGGCGAGAGGTGGGCACGTGAGCAGCAGCGTATGATGGCCCCTGGGGGCGACACCCACCCTGGGACACGAGGGAAGTCCCAATCACTCCCCAGGGTGCTGTCACCGGAAAGAGCGCAGTATCCTGAAATGCCAGTGTGGGGACCCATTTCCTTCACTGGCCTGAGGGTCATTGGCAGCCAATCCCAAGGACCTTCCAGGAAGTTCCACATAGAGCTAAGCAGTAGAGATGCTCCTAAGTCCCTCCTACCAATCCCCAGGCTTAGCAGGCCCCTTAAACCACCCTCCTACGAGGCTCACCAGCAAACACGGGGAAGCTTGGAGATGCTTGCCGGAGATGTGGGGGTTCAGCCAAGAGACAAAGCATTGCACTCCCAAAGGGTTAGTGGGGGTTCTAGGCCAGACTATTTTGCACAAGAACCAACGGGGTCCAACGCAGGGCCTCCGGTTTACATACCGCCTCCATCTTATAAAAGGCCTTTGCTGCAGAGAGGAAACCAAAAGATGTCTGGTGAAATATTGTCAAACTCCATGTGGAAGGGAGAGCCCTTTCAGCAGGGAGGGAAGTGGTCTTCCAGACAGGCAGGAAACTCTTGGCTGGACTATCAGAGGGACAGAAGTGCACAAGTTAGGAAAAAGATATGTCCTGGATATACAGAACAGCATGTGGGATGTGTTCAGTACATACCCTTCGATGACCCCCGTGTGAGACACATCTCAGGAGGGCTGTGTGGAAACTCACTGACCTACCCAGACAATATCCGAAGCATCAGTGAAGAGCTTCCCCGTGCTACAGTGTTTGAACAATCTTCACACAACAGTGCCTTTCTCCCACCAAAGGGACATTATATCAATATGGACACTGACAAGAGATCTTATAGTGAGCAAGACAATGAAAATAGACGGCTCAGTGGTGTGCACAAGGCGAGTGACAACTCCACAGCATCTGACCAAAGCTGTAACAAGTATCAGAAAGATCGATCTTACACGGCTTTCCAAAACATCTCATCTCAGCAGAATGCAAATTTGAACCAGGGATTCTGTGAGACTGTAACACAAGTCAAGAAAATCGAGCCTTGCCCTGAATTagaaaagagctctaaaagaaAATTCACTGAGACCATATTCTGTTTAGTGTCCGTCCCAATTCACTCACAGTCAAATGGGGAGTTGTCAGATCAGAATAACAACAAGAGAGTGCCAGATCCAGTAGGGGGCTCCACCGAAAACAATAGGAGCCATGTTCAAAACCAAAGCCTCCTAAGCACATCCTCATCTGAATTGGAACGGCGATCTTTGACTGGCGGAGCACTGAGTCTCAAAGGACGGAAAAGACCCTCTTATAGAAGGCCAATCCTTCAGCTGAACAAATGCAGAGAGCTGCAGTACCCTGGGTCCTGGCCTGGAGACCAGTACAGAGACCAGGAGACGCAGACCAGCTCCCCTGAGGTGTCCAAGGGACCTCCTCAGGTTCCCCCAAACCAGCAAGCACAAGACCAGGGCAATGCTGCTCCTGACACCACTACAGACAGCAGTGTAAGCACCGACTGCAGCAACAGATATAGCTACCCAATGAAGGGGCAGAAAAGCCTGAATCCTTCCAGCAACAGCGCCTTCTCAAGGACAGCCAATTTCTCCAACCAGCTTATCAAGAACAAAACTCAGCAACCACAATTCTCAGGAAGCCAAGAAGAGGAGGACTACCTTCCAGCCCAAAAGAGTGACAAACCGGCAGCCGGCAATGGCCAGGAGGTCTTTGGTCAGTTCCTGCTAAAGCCTGTCAGTAGACGCCCAGGGGATGCAATAGAGGAACTGGAGTCTTTCAACAAGGAGCTTCAGGAACAGTTTGGCCAGACGCCAAGTGTTGACCAGTGTATAGAGAACCTGGATGAGGCATACAGAAACATCCTGGAGCTGAGTAAGACCAGCACTAATGCTGAAAGCCCCCTGCTGAAAGTTCTGGATGACAATAAGGGAACGGGTCTGTCCGATGAGTTCCCAAACACAAACAAGACTGCTTTCAGGAGCTGGACGTCTGCTACGGATCCAGAATACCGAGAGGTGAGGAGCGCATTTTCTAGACCTGCAGGGAAGGCAGTGAGTTTCAGCAGACTGCAGAGAGAAGAGGCGCCAGTGGTGTCAGAAACTGGCCTCCCAGACCAGAATGCCACCACTCACATTCTCCAGAATGTACAAGGTGACCGCAAGGCATCAAAGCCAGACATTACTGTACCCTCAGAGTCTCTACTGAAGGATGTAGGATTAACGGTGTACACAGAAGCTCCAGGGGCTCCAAGACAACTGATGCAGGATGCCTCCACACTGACCAGTCCCCCTGACTATGAGGATGTATGTCAAGCTTTGCAGATGTCAAGGGAAAAACCAGTGCCAAAAGAGAAGAAAGAGAACAAATTCAGGAGTCTGAGCACAGGTCCTCTGACAACACTGAAGAGTGCAGGATACTGCAGTGCAGGTTCCACACTGGAAAGTTCCTTTTCCAAAGCTGTGAGAGGAAGGAAGTCAAAGAAAGGGAACTCGCTGCCAAAATTCAGTGGGGAAAAGAGTGTGAATGTTATAATGGTCAAAAGACAATTTGATAGGTTCTACAATAGGGGGGGGACACGTTGCATTGTCGATGATGTACCAGACGATGACATAAATGAAGTCACTGCTCCTGACAACACTTCTGAACATTTCGATTGGAGGAAGCAGTTGTCATTGGCCGAGAAGCATCTGGAGACGCTGCTGCTGAAAGAGAAAGTCAACAGTGTGCCAGCAGAAGACCTAAGCAAGCTTTATGAAGTTAAATGTGCTGAGGGCATCCCTGAGAATGAGTCCATTGAAGAGAGGGCAGCCAGAATATTAGGAATAGACGTGCCTGCTGAATCTTTGGGCGTGGTGGACCGGAGAGATGGGAAACAAGCAGAAGAACCAAAAAAGGAAAATGACAGCGAACATCTGGGTAGTAAATCTCCAGAATGTGCCAACGGAAAGCAAATGCATGTGAGCGACCAGTGTGAAGAAGTGAGCGAGGCATCCATATCAGATATGAGACAAGAAGGTGAGACGGCGGACGAGATGGAAACCAGTAAGGACAGTAACCTTAGCAAGGATAATGGGAACTGCGTCAGAAAGAAACCAGGAGCACCAGAGGGCCCTGAGAATAAGCCAGTTCTGTCTGTGAGGATCAATGCTGATGATGGGTGTAAGGGCCCGGGCACGTCCCGGATGATCGAAGCACTGCAGGGCAGGCTAGGTGCCTCATCCTGCAAGGTAGCAGCAGATCGCTTGGCCCGGATGAAGGAAGTGGACTCTGTGTCACGGATGAGACGCCTCAGTTTCAGGAGCTTGGACTCGGGAGAGGAGCCTGAGGATGAGGCCAGGGCAGGGGCAAGCATGCTGGAACAGTCCCAGCCCgcccagccccagccccagtCCCGTAATACTACCCCAGCCACCAAGAGGGCGCTTACTCTACCCCCAGGCTTTAGCGTGTCCTCCAAAAGAACAGAGCTCCAAGACGGGGATCCGCAGCCCCCCTCAG ATTCCTATGACCCTACTCGAGTCGAAAGGGTGTAG